A genome region from Bacillus paramycoides includes the following:
- a CDS encoding replication initiation protein, with protein MPSCYTKKKGTDRNGNPRFRPDDKKFLFNIDTFWYNIDILNYNDVMENGLLHELEDGRDFYLDHGEAKTISVPLPNYENPLVFEVQLGQKPLYQFSLRNEDIAIYFARRYRDDGQFPVKVQINQFLLWDKGLINAYAESLGVLMSFGFATGKAKMNRIDFAVHSDQWKWILDDLKTFEYPRNFKDDNKPDFFRLDPCSGEFETVYFGNRTRLQLRIYNKTKEIMKKGKMYFLDLYNSLGMDTENIWNVEFEVRRDFLKECEDEEGLKIFDDLEEVFNRDGLDKLWTMLMEKFYHDSAFWTQLSKGAKGKFARTTGYLIRTKDVDSNFDREVAQIRGRLMTAVINEEHCDIETAVKKFLIKNRQYEEKKGKSFVEDVEKKKMLLHDYEINKTIKKETLD; from the coding sequence GGCACTGACCGTAATGGTAACCCTCGTTTTCGTCCTGATGATAAGAAGTTTCTTTTTAACATTGATACGTTTTGGTATAACATAGACATTTTAAATTATAATGATGTTATGGAAAATGGTCTTTTACATGAGTTGGAAGATGGTCGTGATTTTTATTTAGACCATGGAGAAGCTAAGACAATCAGTGTTCCCTTGCCTAATTATGAAAATCCTTTAGTATTCGAAGTTCAGTTAGGTCAGAAACCTTTGTATCAGTTTTCATTACGAAATGAGGATATCGCTATATATTTTGCAAGACGTTATAGGGATGATGGTCAGTTTCCTGTTAAAGTTCAAATAAATCAATTTTTATTATGGGATAAAGGTTTGATTAATGCATATGCTGAAAGCCTTGGAGTATTAATGTCATTTGGTTTTGCCACTGGTAAGGCTAAAATGAATCGTATTGACTTTGCCGTACATAGTGATCAATGGAAATGGATATTAGATGATTTAAAGACATTTGAATATCCTCGAAATTTTAAAGATGATAATAAACCTGACTTTTTCCGTCTAGATCCATGCAGCGGAGAATTTGAAACTGTATATTTTGGGAATCGTACCCGTTTGCAATTACGTATTTATAACAAAACTAAAGAGATTATGAAAAAAGGAAAAATGTATTTTTTAGATTTATATAATAGTCTTGGTATGGATACGGAAAATATATGGAACGTCGAATTTGAAGTTAGACGTGATTTTCTTAAAGAGTGTGAAGATGAAGAAGGTTTAAAGATATTTGATGATTTAGAAGAAGTTTTTAATCGTGATGGATTGGACAAGCTTTGGACAATGTTAATGGAAAAATTTTATCATGATAGTGCTTTTTGGACTCAATTGAGTAAAGGGGCTAAAGGTAAATTTGCTCGTACTACTGGTTATTTAATTCGTACAAAAGATGTAGATTCTAATTTTGATAGAGAAGTTGCTCAAATACGTGGACGCTTAATGACAGCTGTTATTAATGAGGAACATTGTGATATAGAGACGGCGGTTAAAAAGTTTTTAATTAAGAATCGACAGTATGAAGAGAAAAAAGGTAAGTCTTTTGTTGAAGATGTAGAGAAAAAGAAAATGCTATTGCATGATTATGAAATAAATAAAACCATAAAAAAAGAAACCCTTGATTAA